In the genome of Achromobacter sp. MFA1 R4, the window GGAGTAGCCAGGTGGTGCGTTGCCCAGATTCTTCTGAATGCCAACCCATCCGGGTTCTGGCAGTTTCAAGAACCTGGAGAAATGATGAAGAAGCTCTTAGTGGTTGCTGCCGCTGGTTGCCTTGCTTGCAGGCTTGCGACGATGACGCCCGAGTCGCCAGCCGCAACCTGTCCAAGGCTGCTGACAACTTCGAAGTGAACCGGCGCATCGTCTTCTACAACGGCATCACCGACCAGTACATGCTGACTGTCGAGGGCCGTTGTTCGATTGAACCAGCTCGACGGCAAGACGTTGCATGTGATCTGCATGACCGGCCCTGGTGAATACAAGAAGCACTTCCTCGGCCTGTCGGACAACGTGACCTTCTTTGCCGAGCAGCTGGAATCCGTGAAAGCGAGCGCGTACCACTACCGCGTCACGTTCAAGCCCCAACAGATCATCCCGGATATCGATTTCCGCGGCAGCACCAAGGCGCTTAAGGATCTGGCGAACTAACTCTGCCTGCGCCGCGACAGGACGCAGACACGTGAATCCTGAAAGAAGCGGAACAGTTCAGCCGGCCGAGTCCGGCCCGCTTCTTTCAGGATTCATACCGATTAACAAGGAGAACGAGCATGGATATCAAGACTTTGGAAGCCCTCGGCGTCACATCGAGGATTTGGCCGATCGGATCGTGGATCAGGCCGTCGACACACTGGCTGTCGAGCACTGGCTTCAACCCCGACACGGAAGAAGAGACGCGCTATGCATCCCGCTTTAAGCGTGAGATAGAGGCGCGCGTGCAGAAGGCGGTCGATGAAAAAATTGCCGCTCTTGCCGCCGTGCATATCGTGCCGCGTGTGGGCGAGATGATCGAACAGGCGAACATGCGCAAGACGAACGGCTACGGCGAGCCTAAGGGGCCTTCGCTGACGTTCAAGGAATACATCGCCCATCGCGCTGAGGTCTATATGACCGAAGAAGTGGACTACCACGGCAATTCCAAGGCGGATCTCGAAGCCAAATCAGAGTCGACCTACAACTGGCGCAATTGCGGCCCACGCCTGACGGTGCTGATGCGCAACTACATCGCGGATTCGCTCAAAAGCATGCCGAGGCTGCTGTAAACGATGTCAACAAGGTCATCGCCAAGAACATCGAGAACGCCGCAAAGGACGCCATCACTGCCGCCGCTAACTCAATCAAGGTAAACATAAGCGCCTAACCCCTCCCTATTAGCATCCCGAATGGCAAAGGAGAAGATATGACCGAGAACCTCAACGCCGACGACTTGGTGCAACTGGACCCGGGAAAAGTTGGCAACCCGCTGTTTGCAGGCTGCGTCATGGTAGTTACGGAACCGAAGTCGTGGGGCGCGCAAGGCTACGTTCAGGCTCCGGGCGGCGGACAGGCTTACTACCGGCAAAGCATGAAGAAATGGAACTGGTTGGCCGCGCCGTTTGGGTAGCTGACTGAGGGAGCCGACATGACAACCACCCACTACGCAGCATCCGCCAGCAATGCAATGGCTAGCTGGTACCAGATGTGGGACCACGCCGCCGCTACGTACTGGGTGACGCTAGGACGTGACGGCTGGTACTCGTACGGTCTTGGCGTGATGGACGACTTTGGCAATCTGGTGAAGGTGAAGTAACGCGCTCAGGGCCGCGCAAGCCCTGAACCTCCAAGGATGCGGAGCCTTTTATTCATTCGTTCCGCGAAAAAGCGCATGAGTCCACAGCAGTACCGGTGGCTCCGCATCCTTGGGGGTTGTGAATAAGGCAGTACAGGGTTGCAGCCCTGCGGTAATAGCTCCTTGACCCAGTGGGAGTCTGCCGAAATAGATTGGGCACCTTCACGAGGCGCAATCGTTAACTGCGATGACGGGCGGAGAAAATTAGCGTGCCGCTGACCACCCCGGGAAAGTAGCGGGGGTCCTCATAGAAGCGGCAGCACGGATGGACGTGCAGGACCGAAGTGGTGGACACCGTTCGTAGCGGCAAGGGAAGCCTTCGCCGCAAGCCTACAGGTAGGAAGTCAAGATGCCCGAGCATTTGGCACGGTGAAGCGGACAAGCAACCACGAGCCGGTATCAAGCCCGGTCCGCTTCTATGAGGGCACACCCCTCACCCCTCAAGCCCCCACTATTCCCCTAATTCTCCCGTGCAGGGTATGCCGGGGGAGAGCGGGGGCTTACCTGATTGGAGATCGTATGAGCGAATGGAAACCCATTTCTGAGCTGCCGCCGCTTCACAAGGCCGTCCTGCTTATCAGTGTTGGCAGCGTACCGAACTACGTGACCGACCAATATGTCGGCTGGAGAACGTTGTCCGGTGAGTTTGCGCGTTGGGTTCATCCGTTCCCGCCAACGCATTGGATGGATCTTCCTGAACCTCCAAGGACCGCTCATGACCTCCCCTGTGAAACTCCCGCCGCTGCCTAAGGGCGTATCTCCGCACCAAGGGATCGGAAAGGCAATGCTTGAGTACGCCGAGCAAGCGGTGCGCCAGGCTCTGGCGGCACAGGAGCCGGTGGCGTGGATTCCGATGGTAAACGGCAAGCCTGTTGATCGCCCGTCGAGAGACCTTTGGCTCATGGAGAGGTCAGCCTTGTCTTGGGAAGGAGGGAAGGTCTTCGGACTGGCACTCATCTCGGGCGACGACTCTGGACATAAGCCCGCGCCTATGGACACAAGCTCTGGACATAACGCCGACAAGGAGCCTCCATGCTCACCAACCTCAAGTACTGGGCAATCCCAATAATCATTCTATTCGCCGCCCTGGGGTATCACGTGGGGTGGTAGGACTTCTCTGATTTGGAGCTTACATGAAGCAAGCATTGATTCTTGTCGTGGCGTTGTTGGCTGGATGTACGAACGCTGACGATGCGACCCGGGCCTTAAAAGCGGCTGGATACACCGATATCCAAATCACCGGCTACCGCTGGTTTGGATGCAGCAAAGACGACAGCATACATACCGGGTTCATTGCGACAGGCCGTGACGGATCCAAAGTCACCGGCATCGTGTGCGGCGAGTTGTTCTTCAAAGGAAACACCATCCGCACTGACTAGGAGGCTGACATGGACCGTTGGCATGGAGACGAACAATACGAAGTCCTCACCGCCACCGTGCAGGACGTATGCGAGACGCTGGGCAACCCTGCTAGCTGGGACGCAGACGGGCATGACGCGATGTGGTGGACCAAGCGGCTTGAGGATGCGGACTTCTTCGCAAATCTCGGGCATGCGGATCATCTGGCGATCTTGCAGGCGGTGATGAACAGCAATTCGCAGTGGGTGATTTCCTTGCAAAGGGATATCAAGCACGCTGTACACATCGAACTGGAGGGGTAGCCAATGGATGAAGAATGGCGGGACGTTCTTGGCTATGAGGGTCACTACATCATCAGCAATTTTGGAAGGATTGTTAGCGTTCGCCGCGTTGTGAAGGGCAAAAAGCGCCGAACCGTAGGCGGCCAGGTAATGAAGCCGCGTCTGAACAACGGATACGCCCTGGTAACGCTGAGTCTAGATAAAAAAATGAAGAACGCTAGCGTCCATAGGATGGTGGCCATGGCATTTTGTGATGGCGCTCGCCCTTGGTTAGTGGTCAACCATAAAAACGGCAACCGCAGCGACAACCGGGCGGACAACTTGGAATGGGTGACCATTTCTCAAAACTGCATCCACGCATTCAGGGTTCTTAATCGAAAGCCCACCTCCTTGGGGAAGCGGGGAGCGAAATGCCCGTTTAGCAAACCTATTGTTGCCATTTCACCCGACGGCACAGAAACCCACTATGCCGGGATTTCTGAAGCCTCAAGGCAACTCGGGATAGTTAACCAAAGCATAAGCAATTGCTGCCGAGGAAAACAACGCACAAGTTGCGGATATAGGTTCCGTTACGCTGGAGTTCAAGTATGAAACGATTCCTAGCCTTTCTACAAACCCACGGCCTCACGATCTTCTTCGGGGCCGTTTTTCTTACTGCCACCTGCATTCTGCGTCCCACGCTCGACAAGTACGAAGAGGACCGGATTGCGAAGGAAGGGGGCACCCGATACGCGAGTCGGCAATGAAAGCCGAAGACTTCTTCGCCCCTGGTCTGCCTGACCAATACCTACGCGCCCAGCGTGGCCGGGCAGTAGCAATCATCAAACCCAAGTCGCCCGAGTCTCAGGAGAACGAAATTGAGTATCGCCATTATGGTCTTAGGACCGTCAGGGAGCGGGAAGTCGTACAGCCTGCGCAACTTCGACCCGACCCAAGTAACCCTGATCCAACCGATCAAAAAGCCCCTCCCCTTCAAGTCTGCTGACTGGACGCTGCGAACCAAGGAGAACACCAGCGGTGCGCGGTTTGTCACCGACGACAGCATCTTGATCGAGAAGGCCATGCGCAAGACTGATCGGGATGTGGTGATCGTCGACGACTACCAGGCTGTCCTGACAAACGAGCTGATGCGCCGCAGCACCGAGACCGGGTTCCAGAAGTTCGCAGACATCGGCCATGGGGCCTGGAGCATCTTCCAGGCGGCTGGCGATCTGCCGGAACAGAAGCGCGTTTACATCATGGCCCACACCCAGACCGACGATTACGGGAACGTCCGCATGAAGACGGTGGGGAAGATGGTGGACGAGAAGCTGGTCCCCGAGGGCTATTTCACCATCGTCCTGCGGGCCGAGCAGATCAACGGACAGCACGTCTTTGCCACTCAGAGCAACGGGCAGGACTGCTGCAAATCCCCCCCCGGCATGTTTGACGGCATGCACATCCCCAATGACCTCGCAGCCGTCGACGCTGCTATCTGCGAGTTTTACGGCCTTACCCAACCCGCCTGAGAGTATCGAAAATGCGCAAATACGAGTTCAACGAAGAATCCGCCCGTCAAGCTGGTGCCAGCAACTTCATCGACGCCACCGGCAAGTACAAGGGAACCTTCACCCAAGCCAAGCAGGTCATCAGCACGAAGGGGACCGAAGGTATCGAGTTCAGCTTTGAGGCCGAAGATGGCCGAACGGCCAACTACCTCCAACTCTGGACCTTCAACAAGGAAGGCAAGCCACTGTATGGCAAGAAGGTGCTGGATGCGCTGATGTGCTGCGCCCGCATCAAGACCCTCACGCCCCAGAAAGGCACCATTCAAGGTAAGCACGGCCAGGAAGACGCGGTGCTGTTCCCAGGCCTGCAAGGTCGTCCCATCGGTCTTCTGCTGCAGCGTGAGGAGTACCAGAAGGACAACGGCGACACCGGCTACAAGTTCAACATCTACGCCCCGTTCCACGCTGAAACGGAAATGATGGCGGTGGAACTGCTGGACAACAAGACCGCACCGGAAATGCTGCCGAAGGTGCTGGAAGGCCTGCAGGACAAGCCGCTCCAAAACCGCTCCCGCCCGGCTGCCAGCCACCACGCGCAGAGCGAGAACCCCGCCGATCCCTGGGACTAAACCATGACGAACGTATCCCTGTATTCGCTGGCCGCTGAGTATCGCGGCCAACTCCAAGCTCTGGAGAACCTGGACCTGGATGAGAAGGCCTTGGCCGACACCCTGGAAAGTCTAGGCGGCGATTTGGAAGTGAAGGCCCAGAACGTCGTCTGCTTTCTGCGCAACCTGGAAACTACTGCCGCGGCGATCAAGGAAGCCGAGGCAAGCATGGCGGCGCGGCGCAAGGCTATCGAGAACCGCGTAGACGGCCTCAAGCGCTACGTGCTGGACTCCATGCAGAACAACGGCATCCAGAAGATCGAATGCCCCCTGTTCTCCATCAGCATCGCCAAGAACCCGGCAGCGGTGGAGGTGTTCGACGAGAAGCAAATCCCCGCTGACTACTTCGTCACGCCTCCTGCACCTCCTCCTCAGTTGGACAAGAAAAAGGTAGCTGAGGCGCTTAAGGCTGACATCGACGTTCCTGGCGCGAAGCTGCGCCATGGCGTCAGATTGTCCATCAAATAGTTCCCCGGCAGCTCCCAGCACAACCCACCTGGAGCCCGCAGCATCCGCTGGGGGCTGCCACCCTATTCCTTGGAGACACGAATGAAGAACCACGTTTGGGTAGTTGAGGCCCGCAGACTCGATGGCCGTTGGACTGCCTTTGCCTTACGGAATACCCGTCTCGAAGCGCGCGTATTCAAACTTGAGCGGATCTACCCCGAGAATTTCCGCATCCGCAAGTACGTCCCCGCCTAACGGAGCAGATATGGACCTCGCGCAACAACTCGAGCAAGCCGACGCAGACCGCGTTGACGGCATCACGACCGACAAGCAGTACCTGGAGCGCCGTGCCGAGATTGTGGCGCGGGCCGTGGACTACGACTACTTGATTATGCAAGACAAGGAGCGTGCGCTCCTGAGGGGGATGTGATGGAAATCGACGATATGCCGGACGATGATGAACTCGCCATAGAGCGCGCCCTGATTAACTGGGGTCTGTTAGGGGTCGTCTCTGGCCTCGCAACTATCTATGTCGGCATCTTCCTTCTGTGGCGATACGCCCTGTCCTTCTTCTACCCTGGAGCGTGAACAAATGACCCAACAATGGAAGCCGATTGAATCAGCGCCGAAGGATGAACTGATCCTGGTCGGCCCGACCAAGCGCATGGGCATCTGCGTTGCGATGAACCACAGCCGAGACGGCTGGGTGACCGAGACGTGCAACGAATGGTTCAACATCTACACGCCCACGCACTGGATGCCGCTGCCCGCCGCTCCTGGAACCCCTCCCGCCAGCGCACAGCCCGAACGGGACTGGGAACTGTCCTGCGACCACTGCGATGGCGACGGCTTCGTTTATGTCGAGCGCCGGGTTGGACCGTGCGCCACCGACATTCAAACGTTCAAGGAGGAATGCGAGTGCTGCGAGGGTCGCGGCTTCACCATCGCGTTCGAGGATATCCCGGGCATTGCGGAATATGTGCGCAAGAGCCGTCCGGTCGCCAGCGCACAGGACGATGCGAAGGACGAGCGGCAGGCGTTCGAAGCGTGGGGAATGGCTGGCTGCGAAATGGTCGATGACCCGCAAAGCGGCCGGTTCGATATCGCACGTCATTGCGCGTGGGAAGCATGGAAGGCCCGCGCTTCCCTTGCCGCTCCCGCTGCTGGCGATGCGCGGGATGTGGCACGGTATCGAGAAGTGCGCAATAACGCCTGGGTCGCAGGTACTGAATTCCGAATTATGAATCCCAAATTGGGCTACGTCGCGCCGCGCGCGGATGTCGAATTTGATGCATTCATCGACGCCGCCATTGCAGCCAAACATAAGGGAGACGCATGATGGCCCTGACCAAAAAGGAGCGCGACGACTACGAGCGCATGCGTACCGCCCTGAAGCGGATAGCAACAGGCTACATGACGCTTAAGCAAATCGAACGCGACGCCGAGAAGCGCATTGGCCTGTCCTACCGGGAGGTACTGGAAATGGCCTACGAGAATATCCGGGATGACGCACGGGATGCTGTTCGCGGTGTCCGGGCGGCGTCTGGTGCAGCCTCTCAGCAGCAGGAGGGGTGATGGAACTCGTACTCGAAGAATCCTACGCCATGGACGATTCGTGCCAGCTCCAATACTGGGCGCGTGGTCACTGGTCCTGGGGCGAATTCGTCACGGCCGTGCAGGACAGGATCGCGCGGGAGGAACGAGACATCCCGAATTGGGTAGTCGTTCAAGCGCCCGTGAAGCAGCTCTACCAGCGCGCCGTCCCGTGCCGCGATTCCATCGTCGGCGATACCCGCTACGTGCATTCGGACAAGCCGGGGCGCGGTGCTACCGCCGTCACCGTCATGGATTTCTGGTTTCCGATGCACGCCTACCTGCCGCCCAAGCCGCAGCCGTACCGCTTTCCCAAGGAAGGGACATGACACGAAAACGCGAAGTTCTCGCCAGCGAAGATATCTCTGCCCTGCCCCCGCCGTCGCACCGTCACCCGATGAGCGGCGAGCCGATTTGGGATCAGCACGCGGTACGCGCCCTGCTGTCCAAGCTGCGCGCCCCTGTAGCCGACAACTGGCAGCAGTACGCATTGCCCGGAGAGACGACCGCCGAGCAGGTATGCGAACGGATGAATGCCGAAGTCACCCGGCGCACCGTTGCGGCCATGCGGGCAAGCGCCCCTGTAGCCGGGGAGGCGCAACACCCTGACGATGTGGCCGTTGAACGGTTCGCCATCGCAATGAAGGCCAAGTTGGCCGAAAAGCGCAAGCAGGGTTACGGCGGCTGGGACGATGAGGAATGCCCCGCGCAATGGCTTTCTCAACTACTGCGCGCCCATGTGGAAAAGGGCGATCCACTGGACGTGGGCAATTTTGCCATGATGTTGCACCAGCGCGGCGAGCGCATCACCGATGCCGCGCCCCAGGCCAGCGAGGCGCAATGTTCCTGCTCCAGCGGCGACGGCTCCCTACGCCATCCGTGCGCGGTTCATGGTGGAGACCATTTCCGTGACGCCACGCAAATGGTTGGTGCCAGCGAGGCGGTGCGCGATGCGCTGATGGCTTTCGATGAGGCCATGAAGCTATGCGACGACTTCCCCGAACTGCAACACCATCGCGATGCGCTGCGGTTTGCCGTGCAGAAGGCCCGCGCCGCCCTGTCCGCGCAACCGGGCGCGCAGAAGTACTGCCAGTGGCAACCGATCGAGACGGCGCCCAAGGATGAGGTGATCCTGCTGTTCGGCGGCCTGAAGAAGGACGGCAAAGTCTACGCTCCGCATATCAATGTCGGATATTGGACGGAGC includes:
- a CDS encoding NUMOD4 domain-containing protein — protein: MDEEWRDVLGYEGHYIISNFGRIVSVRRVVKGKKRRTVGGQVMKPRLNNGYALVTLSLDKKMKNASVHRMVAMAFCDGARPWLVVNHKNGNRSDNRADNLEWVTISQNCIHAFRVLNRKPTSLGKRGAKCPFSKPIVAISPDGTETHYAGISEASRQLGIVNQSISNCCRGKQRTSCGYRFRYAGVQV
- a CDS encoding AAA family ATPase yields the protein MSIAIMVLGPSGSGKSYSLRNFDPTQVTLIQPIKKPLPFKSADWTLRTKENTSGARFVTDDSILIEKAMRKTDRDVVIVDDYQAVLTNELMRRSTETGFQKFADIGHGAWSIFQAAGDLPEQKRVYIMAHTQTDDYGNVRMKTVGKMVDEKLVPEGYFTIVLRAEQINGQHVFATQSNGQDCCKSPPGMFDGMHIPNDLAAVDAAICEFYGLTQPA
- a CDS encoding siphovirus Gp157 family protein, whose product is MTNVSLYSLAAEYRGQLQALENLDLDEKALADTLESLGGDLEVKAQNVVCFLRNLETTAAAIKEAEASMAARRKAIENRVDGLKRYVLDSMQNNGIQKIECPLFSISIAKNPAAVEVFDEKQIPADYFVTPPAPPPQLDKKKVAEALKADIDVPGAKLRHGVRLSIK
- a CDS encoding DUF551 domain-containing protein, with translation MTQQWKPIESAPKDELILVGPTKRMGICVAMNHSRDGWVTETCNEWFNIYTPTHWMPLPAAPGTPPASAQPERDWELSCDHCDGDGFVYVERRVGPCATDIQTFKEECECCEGRGFTIAFEDIPGIAEYVRKSRPVASAQDDAKDERQAFEAWGMAGCEMVDDPQSGRFDIARHCAWEAWKARASLAAPAAGDARDVARYREVRNNAWVAGTEFRIMNPKLGYVAPRADVEFDAFIDAAIAAKHKGDA